The Chaetodon auriga isolate fChaAug3 chromosome 22, fChaAug3.hap1, whole genome shotgun sequence genome contains a region encoding:
- the LOC143314792 gene encoding uncharacterized protein LOC143314792 isoform X4, translated as MDGLRLPPVIEEVLDPSDELCEMKVEKPIMLAETLTAKERQSLEEKEETRGDGEKGQQEEEKEVTEEKEEEEPGGGGKDEEEELEELRAQVLQLLLEVEETREVSQRHEENFLELQGLLEDERLASAHQAESFTRQIQRLQAQLRSVQEEMDSLEEEKESELEEVQEELRSAQEEVLMLQQAAEEAAAERENDIASLQEELCRLRAELQRLHVTAQEYELEITTLRAEISMKSRNQDPHAHGDVSQLKDDLVSLTEERQTLTNDNKELSSKVEQLQQQRDTCDDVYLAVREEGTAKRDEDDRVKADSYITLSQSGPDHQERALQDPDPSSVQEKVCSSELDALKVQLRQAEETAHKVQRENCTRPSEPPVLSIPFIGLIVIVALIWCWWEELAS; from the exons atggacGGACTCCGCCTGCCGCCCGTCATCGAGGAGGTCCTCGATCCATCCG ACGAGCTGTGCGAGATGAAGGTGGAGAAACCCATCATGTTGGCAGAAACTCTGACGGCCAAAGAGAGGCAGTccctggaggagaaggaggagacgcggggagacggagagaaaggccagcaggaggaagagaaggaggtgacggaggagaaggaggaggaggagccaggaggaggagggaaggatgaagaggaggagctggaggagctgagagctCAGGtgttacagctgctgctggaagtggAGGAGACCAGGGAGGTTTCCCAGAGACACGAGGAGAATTTCCTCGAGCTGCAGG GTCTGCTGGAGGACGAGCGCCTGGCGAGCGCCCATCAGGCCGAGAGTTTCACCAGACAGATCCAGAGACTTCAAG ctcagctccGCTCGGtccaggaggagatggacagtctggaggaggagaaggagagcgagttggaggaggtgcaggaggagctCCGCTCAGCTCaggaggaggtgctgatgctgcagcaggcgGCCGAAGAGGCGGCggcagagagggagaacgaCATCGCctccctgcaggaggagctgtgtCGGCTGAGGGCGGAGCTGCAGCGCCTCCACGTCACGGCGCAGGAGTACGAGCTGGAGATCACGACGCTGAGAGCCGAGATCAGCATGAAGAGCCGGAACCAAGACCCTCACGCACACG gtgatGTGAGCCAGCTGAAGGACGACCTCGTCTCTCTGACCGAAGAGCGTCAGACTCTGACCAACGACAACAAAGAGCTGAGCAGCAAAGTGGagcaactgcagcagcaacGAGACAC GTGTGATGATGTGTACCTGGCAGTCAGAGAGGAGGGCACAGCTAAACGGGATGAGGACGACCGGGTGAAGGCCGACTCTTACATCACCCTGTCTCAGTCCGGGCCTGACCACCAGGAGCGAGCCCTGCAGGATCCGGACCCTTCGTCAGTCCAGGAGAAGGTCTGCAGCTCGGAGCTGGACGCCCTGAAGGTCCAACTGAGACAGGCTGAGGAGACGGCTCATAAAGTCCAGAGAGAG AACTGCACTCGTCCGTCAGAGCCCCCTGTCCTCTCCATCCCCTTCATAGGATTGATTGTAATAGTGGCCTTGATTTGGTGCTGGTGGGAGGAGCTGGCGTCCTAG
- the LOC143314792 gene encoding coiled-coil domain-containing protein 136-like isoform X1 codes for MDGLRLPPVIEEVLDPSDELCEMKVEKPIMLAETLTAKERQSLEEKEETRGDGEKGQQEEEKEVTEEKEEEEPGGGGKDEEEELEELRAQVLQLLLEVEETREVSQRHEENFLELQGLLEDERLASAHQAESFTRQIQRLQAQLRSVQEEMDSLEEEKESELEEVQEELRSAQEEVLMLQQAAEEAAAERENDIASLQEELCRLRAELQRLHVTAQEYELEITTLRAEISMKSRNQDPHAHGDVSQLKDDLVSLTEERQTLTNDNKELSSKVEQLQQQRDTCDDVYLAVREEGTAKRDEDDRVKADSYITLSQSGPDHQERALQDPDPSSVQEKVCSSELDALKVQLRQAEETAHKVQRECDGLKGELVELQQLYDSSQRERVALEEELQRCKAELQKLVGRKSQNCTRPSEPPVLSIPFIGLIVIVALIWCWWEELAS; via the exons atggacGGACTCCGCCTGCCGCCCGTCATCGAGGAGGTCCTCGATCCATCCG ACGAGCTGTGCGAGATGAAGGTGGAGAAACCCATCATGTTGGCAGAAACTCTGACGGCCAAAGAGAGGCAGTccctggaggagaaggaggagacgcggggagacggagagaaaggccagcaggaggaagagaaggaggtgacggaggagaaggaggaggaggagccaggaggaggagggaaggatgaagaggaggagctggaggagctgagagctCAGGtgttacagctgctgctggaagtggAGGAGACCAGGGAGGTTTCCCAGAGACACGAGGAGAATTTCCTCGAGCTGCAGG GTCTGCTGGAGGACGAGCGCCTGGCGAGCGCCCATCAGGCCGAGAGTTTCACCAGACAGATCCAGAGACTTCAAG ctcagctccGCTCGGtccaggaggagatggacagtctggaggaggagaaggagagcgagttggaggaggtgcaggaggagctCCGCTCAGCTCaggaggaggtgctgatgctgcagcaggcgGCCGAAGAGGCGGCggcagagagggagaacgaCATCGCctccctgcaggaggagctgtgtCGGCTGAGGGCGGAGCTGCAGCGCCTCCACGTCACGGCGCAGGAGTACGAGCTGGAGATCACGACGCTGAGAGCCGAGATCAGCATGAAGAGCCGGAACCAAGACCCTCACGCACACG gtgatGTGAGCCAGCTGAAGGACGACCTCGTCTCTCTGACCGAAGAGCGTCAGACTCTGACCAACGACAACAAAGAGCTGAGCAGCAAAGTGGagcaactgcagcagcaacGAGACAC GTGTGATGATGTGTACCTGGCAGTCAGAGAGGAGGGCACAGCTAAACGGGATGAGGACGACCGGGTGAAGGCCGACTCTTACATCACCCTGTCTCAGTCCGGGCCTGACCACCAGGAGCGAGCCCTGCAGGATCCGGACCCTTCGTCAGTCCAGGAGAAGGTCTGCAGCTCGGAGCTGGACGCCCTGAAGGTCCAACTGAGACAGGCTGAGGAGACGGCTCATAAAGTCCAGAGAGAG tgtgatgGTTTGAAGGGTGAACTGGtggaactgcagcagctgtacGACAGCAGCCAGCGGGAGCGAGTGGCGCtcgaggaggagctgcagcgctgCAAGGCCGAGCTCCAGAAACTGGTGGGCAGGAAGTCACAG AACTGCACTCGTCCGTCAGAGCCCCCTGTCCTCTCCATCCCCTTCATAGGATTGATTGTAATAGTGGCCTTGATTTGGTGCTGGTGGGAGGAGCTGGCGTCCTAG
- the LOC143314792 gene encoding coiled-coil domain-containing protein 136-like isoform X3 encodes MDGLRLPPVIEEVLDPSDELCEMKVEKPIMLAETLTAKERQSLEEKEETRGDGEKGQQEEEKEVTEEKEEEEPGGGGKDEEEELEELRAQVLQLLLEVEETREVSQRHEENFLELQGLLEDERLASAHQAESFTRQIQRLQAQLRSVQEEMDSLEEEKESELEEVQEELRSAQEEVLMLQQAAEEAAAERENDIASLQEELCRLRAELQRLHVTAQEYELEITTLRAEISMKSRNQDPHAHGDVSQLKDDLVSLTEERQTLTNDNKELSSKVEQLQQQRDTCDDVYLAVREEGTAKRDEDDRVKADSYITLSQSGPDHQERALQDPDPSSVQEKVCSSELDALKVQLRQAEETAHKVQRECDGLKGELVELQQLYDSSQRERVALEEELQRCKAELQKLVGRKSQSGAEGWNLAVAAVAVAAIVVLVVPGFTRA; translated from the exons atggacGGACTCCGCCTGCCGCCCGTCATCGAGGAGGTCCTCGATCCATCCG ACGAGCTGTGCGAGATGAAGGTGGAGAAACCCATCATGTTGGCAGAAACTCTGACGGCCAAAGAGAGGCAGTccctggaggagaaggaggagacgcggggagacggagagaaaggccagcaggaggaagagaaggaggtgacggaggagaaggaggaggaggagccaggaggaggagggaaggatgaagaggaggagctggaggagctgagagctCAGGtgttacagctgctgctggaagtggAGGAGACCAGGGAGGTTTCCCAGAGACACGAGGAGAATTTCCTCGAGCTGCAGG GTCTGCTGGAGGACGAGCGCCTGGCGAGCGCCCATCAGGCCGAGAGTTTCACCAGACAGATCCAGAGACTTCAAG ctcagctccGCTCGGtccaggaggagatggacagtctggaggaggagaaggagagcgagttggaggaggtgcaggaggagctCCGCTCAGCTCaggaggaggtgctgatgctgcagcaggcgGCCGAAGAGGCGGCggcagagagggagaacgaCATCGCctccctgcaggaggagctgtgtCGGCTGAGGGCGGAGCTGCAGCGCCTCCACGTCACGGCGCAGGAGTACGAGCTGGAGATCACGACGCTGAGAGCCGAGATCAGCATGAAGAGCCGGAACCAAGACCCTCACGCACACG gtgatGTGAGCCAGCTGAAGGACGACCTCGTCTCTCTGACCGAAGAGCGTCAGACTCTGACCAACGACAACAAAGAGCTGAGCAGCAAAGTGGagcaactgcagcagcaacGAGACAC GTGTGATGATGTGTACCTGGCAGTCAGAGAGGAGGGCACAGCTAAACGGGATGAGGACGACCGGGTGAAGGCCGACTCTTACATCACCCTGTCTCAGTCCGGGCCTGACCACCAGGAGCGAGCCCTGCAGGATCCGGACCCTTCGTCAGTCCAGGAGAAGGTCTGCAGCTCGGAGCTGGACGCCCTGAAGGTCCAACTGAGACAGGCTGAGGAGACGGCTCATAAAGTCCAGAGAGAG tgtgatgGTTTGAAGGGTGAACTGGtggaactgcagcagctgtacGACAGCAGCCAGCGGGAGCGAGTGGCGCtcgaggaggagctgcagcgctgCAAGGCCGAGCTCCAGAAACTGGTGGGCAGGAAGTCACAG
- the LOC143314792 gene encoding coiled-coil domain-containing protein 136-like isoform X2 — MDGLRLPPVIEEVLDPSDELCEMKVEKPIMLAETLTAKERQSLEEKEETRGDGEKGQQEEEKEVTEEKEEEEPGGGGKDEEEELEELRAQVLQLLLEVEETREVSQRHEENFLELQGLLEDERLASAHQAESFTRQIQRLQAQLRSVQEEMDSLEEEKESELEEVQEELRSAQEEVLMLQQAAEEAAAERENDIASLQEELCRLRAELQRLHVTAQEYELEITTLRAEISMKSRNQDPHAHGDVSQLKDDLVSLTEERQTLTNDNKELSSKVEQLQQQRDTCDDVYLAVREEGTAKRDEDDRVKADSYITLSQSGPDHQERALQDPDPSSVQEKVCSSELDALKVQLRQAEETAHKVQRECDGLKGELVELQQLYDSSQRERVALEEELQRCKAELQKLVGRKSQQSGAEGWNLAVAAVAVAAIVVLVVPGFTRA, encoded by the exons atggacGGACTCCGCCTGCCGCCCGTCATCGAGGAGGTCCTCGATCCATCCG ACGAGCTGTGCGAGATGAAGGTGGAGAAACCCATCATGTTGGCAGAAACTCTGACGGCCAAAGAGAGGCAGTccctggaggagaaggaggagacgcggggagacggagagaaaggccagcaggaggaagagaaggaggtgacggaggagaaggaggaggaggagccaggaggaggagggaaggatgaagaggaggagctggaggagctgagagctCAGGtgttacagctgctgctggaagtggAGGAGACCAGGGAGGTTTCCCAGAGACACGAGGAGAATTTCCTCGAGCTGCAGG GTCTGCTGGAGGACGAGCGCCTGGCGAGCGCCCATCAGGCCGAGAGTTTCACCAGACAGATCCAGAGACTTCAAG ctcagctccGCTCGGtccaggaggagatggacagtctggaggaggagaaggagagcgagttggaggaggtgcaggaggagctCCGCTCAGCTCaggaggaggtgctgatgctgcagcaggcgGCCGAAGAGGCGGCggcagagagggagaacgaCATCGCctccctgcaggaggagctgtgtCGGCTGAGGGCGGAGCTGCAGCGCCTCCACGTCACGGCGCAGGAGTACGAGCTGGAGATCACGACGCTGAGAGCCGAGATCAGCATGAAGAGCCGGAACCAAGACCCTCACGCACACG gtgatGTGAGCCAGCTGAAGGACGACCTCGTCTCTCTGACCGAAGAGCGTCAGACTCTGACCAACGACAACAAAGAGCTGAGCAGCAAAGTGGagcaactgcagcagcaacGAGACAC GTGTGATGATGTGTACCTGGCAGTCAGAGAGGAGGGCACAGCTAAACGGGATGAGGACGACCGGGTGAAGGCCGACTCTTACATCACCCTGTCTCAGTCCGGGCCTGACCACCAGGAGCGAGCCCTGCAGGATCCGGACCCTTCGTCAGTCCAGGAGAAGGTCTGCAGCTCGGAGCTGGACGCCCTGAAGGTCCAACTGAGACAGGCTGAGGAGACGGCTCATAAAGTCCAGAGAGAG tgtgatgGTTTGAAGGGTGAACTGGtggaactgcagcagctgtacGACAGCAGCCAGCGGGAGCGAGTGGCGCtcgaggaggagctgcagcgctgCAAGGCCGAGCTCCAGAAACTGGTGGGCAGGAAGTCACAG
- the sco2 gene encoding protein SCO2 homolog, mitochondrial encodes MLGVRCIVGDLRGGGSVLRRLPAVQRTFVSSALTSESQQASRRLPQLAQRRPLSQGPNSSAGSHKLKLRTRLAVTLLFGGSLLGVWWFVHLEKQQKLRQQRVEQLQQVAVGHGNFSLLDHRGQRRTKKDFLGSWVLLYFGFTHCPDICPDELDKLSAVVSALDRDTSLPPVQPLFITVDPDRDDVPALARYVKDFHPRLIGLTGTSEEVKQAGRDYRVYASPGPKDEDGDYIVDHTILIYLVSPDGLFLDYYNRMKNQEQIAESVRNHIRNYVKL; translated from the coding sequence ATGTTGGGGGTCAGGTGTATTGTGGGTGATCTGcgtggaggaggaagtgtccTGAGACGTCTTCCTGCGGTCCAGAGGACATTCGTCTCCTCGGCGCTGACCTCAGAGAGTCAGCAGGCCAGCCGCCGTCTTCCTCAGCTCGCTCAGAGACGTCCTCTGTCTCAGGGTCCGAACTCGTCCGCCGGTTCTCATAAACTGAAGCTGAGGACTCGTCTGGCGGTGACGCTGCTGTTTGGCGGCAGTCTGCTGGGGGTCTGGTGGTTTGTGCActtggagaagcagcagaagttgCGGCAGCAGCgggtggagcagctgcagcaggtggctGTGGGTCACGGCAACTTCAGCCTCCTGGACCACAGAGGGCAGCGCAGGACCAAGAAGGACTTCCTGGGCAGCTGGGTGCTGCTGTACTTCGGCTTCACGCACTGTCCCGACATCTGTCCCGACGAGCTGGACAAGCTGAGCGCCGTGGTGTCGGCTCTGGACCGGGACACCTCGCTGCCGCCCGTCCAGCCCCTCTTCATCACCGTGGACCCGGACAGGGACGACGTGCCGGCGCTGGCCCGCTACGTCAAAGACTTCCACCCCCGTCTGATCGGACTGACGGGAACgtcagaggaggtgaaacaaGCAGGGCGGGACTACAGAGTGTACGCCAGCCCCGGACCCAAAGATGAGGACGGAGACTACATTGTGGATCACACCATCCTGATCTACCTGGTCAGTCCTGACGGGCTGTTTCTGGATTACTACAACAGGATGAAGAACCAGGAGCAGATCGCCGAGAGCGTCAGGAACCACATCAGAAACTACGTCAAACTCTGA
- the ncaph2 gene encoding condensin-2 complex subunit H2, translating into MESTESRFAHLLQPIRELTKNWDIDVASELNDYLEELDEMCITFDGGNTRLNFAEAALLIQGSTCIYSKKVELLHSLVYQTLEYINNKNKKQNKQLAASQQDGADGTASGHDADDVAGFTPLDLDVSKDLKTSPHQTVQVTPLPPESLIPPEASEKLKLPLISLKGEVLCSLKDFRINIFCPGDDDLIVLSLGSAESRLQMDRHPAESLQQQDVAAPPDADAEDNGGDAADDFLPVEDNMELDQDPEEHVDRHQASAPSEGRMIRERRQVGEDGLRRTEDTMPAVNVWALHDPYAALGEEKPFKSGKCYRVPEGLDEGGKRKRKRPASLQDFRSWFRGTFDPPEHKLKNGPSFTDLNYIYVSTMKDRLKARKRINRKAGVVVSDEELRRTFLQPEEAGPQQQGEEPVDGFRHPELLGGDDDNSDNEHEAFPDDVPAEFIGGPDFISPETQRDELCYEDLVKLCVEQMVMSSRGYTQETALSRRVKEWEDKIRPELVLQEERPAFDIHDYGDRITAALGGVGQRRSFSSIVAGLDNFEACKYLLASLQLANDYTVEVDSAEGLEDSVDSMSLTLLSTHRATDRFRTLTST; encoded by the exons atGGAGTCCACAGAGAGCAGATTcgctcacctgctgcagccaatcagagagctcaCCAAGAACTGGGACATCGACGTGGCTTCAGAGTTAAACGACTATTTAGAGGAG cTGGATGAGATGTGCATCACGTTCGATGGAGGAAACACCAGACTGAACTTCGCAGAAGCAGCTCTGTTGATTCAGGGTTCGACCTGCATCTACAGCAAAAAG GTGGAGCTCCTGCACAGTCTGGTTTACCAAACGCTGGAgtacatcaacaacaaaaacaagaa acaaaacaagcagctggCAGCGTCCCAGCAGGACGGCGCAGACGGGACGGCGAGCGGCCATGACGCTGATGATGTCGCAGGG TTCACTCCACTGGACCTCGACGTCTCAAAGGACTTGAAGACCAGTCCCCACCAG ACGGTCCAGgtgactcctcttcctcctgagtCTCTGATTCCTCCTGAAGCCTCAGAGAAGCTCAAACTTCCTCTCATCAG tctgaAGGGTGAGGTCTTGTGCAGTCTGAAGGACTTCAGGATCAACATTTTCTGTCCAGGAGACGATGACCTGATCGTCCTCTCGCTCGGATCGGCTGAGTCCAGACTTCAGATGGATAGACATCCCGCAgagtctctgcagcagcaag ACGTCGCCGCTCCACCAGACGCTGATGCTGAAGATAACGGAGGTGATGCTGCAGACGATTTCCTTCCTGTTGAGGACAACATGGAGCTGGACCAGGACCCAGAGGAGCACGTGGACAGACACCAGGCCTCA GCTCCGAGCGAAGGCCGGATGATCCGAGAGAGACGACAGGTCGGAGAAGACGGGCtgaggaggacggaggacacGATGCCTGCT GTGAACGTGTGGGCGCTTCACGACCCGTACGCAGCGCTTGGCGAGGAAAAGCCCTTTAAATCAG GGAAATGCTACAGAGTTCCTGAAGGTCTGGACGAAggtggaaagaggaagaggaaacgtCCCGCTTCGCTTCAGGACTTCAGGAGCTGGTTCAGAGGAACCT TTGATCCTCCGGAGCACAAGTTAAAAAATGGACCGTCGTTCACAG ACCTGAACTACATTTACGTGAGCACGATGAAGGACAGACTGAAGGCCAGGAAGAGGATCAACAGGAAGGCG GGGGTGGTGGTCTCTGACGAGGAACTGAGGCGGACCTTCCTGCAACCGGAGGAGGCGGGGCCTCAGCAGCAGGGGGAGGAGCCTGTGGACGGATTCAGACACCCCGAGCTGCTGG gcGGAGATGACGACAATTCAGACAACGAACACGAAGCGTTTCCGGACGACGTTCCAGCCGAGTTTATTGGAGGACCAGACTTCATATCACCAG AGACTCAGAGGGACGAGCTGTGTTATGAAGATCTGGTGAAGCTCTGCGTG GAGCAGATGGTGATGAGCAGTCGAGGCTACACTCAGGAAACGGCTCTGTCCCGCCGAGTCAAAGAGTGGGAGGACAAGATCCGACCTGAGCTGGTCCTGCAG gAGGAGCGTCCGGCCTTCGACATCCACGACTACGGCGACAGGATAACGGCGGCGCTGGGCGGCGTCGGCCAGCGCAGGTCGTTCTCCTCCATCGTCGCTGGTTTGGACAACTTTGAAGCCTGCAAGTACCTGCTGGCCTCTCTGCAGCTG GCCAACGACTACACGGTGGAGGTGGACAGCGCCGAGGGTCTGGAGGACAGCGTGGACTCGATGTCTCTGACTCTGCTCAGCACTCACAGAGCGACGGACAGGTTCAGAACTCTGACGTCCACCTGA
- the socs2 gene encoding suppressor of cytokine signaling 2, translated as MTCQSSESTDTIEGDRRANDNSRAVESDESRIAFAMKDLRNTGWYWGSLTANEAKEILQDASEGTFLVRDSSQRDYLFTISAMTSAGPTNLRIEYKHGKFKLDSVVLVKPKLKQFDSVVHLVEHYVQLSRSSDKAPSNSQPSAAPPNGTVQLLLTKPVYTATPSLQHLCRIAINRTTRRVQDLPLPNRLKDYLTDYSYNV; from the exons ATGACCTGCCAGTCCTCCGAGTCCACAGACACCATCGAGGGCGACAGACGAGCCAACGACAACTCCAGGGCTGTGGAATCGGACGAGAGCCGCATCGCCTTCGCCATGAAGGACCTGAGGAACACAG GTTGGTACTGGGGCAGTCTGACCGCTAACGAGGCCAAAGAGATCCTCCAGGACGCCTCAGAGGGCACCTTCCTGGTCCGGGACAGCTCTCAGAGGGACTACCTGTTCACCATCTCCGCCATGACGTCCGCGGGTCCCACCAACCTGCGGATCGAGTACAAACACGGCAAATTCAAGCTGGACTCGGTGGTCCTGGTGAAGCCGAAGCTGAAGCAGTTCGACAGCGTGGTCCACCTGGTGGAGCACTACGTCCAGCTGTCCAGGAGCAGCGACAAGGCCCCGTCAAACTCTCAGCCCTCGGCGGCGCCGCCCAACGGCAcggtgcagctgctgctcaccaAACCCGTGTACACCGCCACGCCGTCGCTGCAGCACCTCTGTCGCATCGCCATCAACAGGACGACGCGGCGGGTCCAGGATCTGCCGCTGCCCAACAGACTGAAGGACTACCTGACGGACTACAGCTACAACGTGTAG